One Malaclemys terrapin pileata isolate rMalTer1 chromosome 21, rMalTer1.hap1, whole genome shotgun sequence DNA window includes the following coding sequences:
- the CTXND2 gene encoding cortexin domain containing 2 produces MESPTVQPYVDVDKGFAIGFVILMCFFLMAMIVRCAKLIVDPYSAIPTSTWEEEQIN; encoded by the coding sequence ATGGAGAGCCCAACAGTGCAGCCGTACGTTGACGTGGACAAGGGGTTTGCCATTGGGTTTGTCATCCTGATGTGCTTCTTCCTGATGGCCATGATCGTGAGGTGCGCCAAGCTTATTGTGGACCCGTACAGCGCCATCCCCACCTCCACGTGGGAGGAGGAGCAGATCAATTGA